One Candidatus Acidulodesulfobacterium ferriphilum genomic window carries:
- a CDS encoding rRNA pseudouridine synthase, with translation MIEKKPKTAKKSDLTQDLRLNKFLAARTGVSRREADGIIKEGRVIINGKSVKNLATFVNPGDEVNFDGKKIVYKMEPPVYIMLNKPQGYITAVKSESGFKTVMELIKKETLSHKHIFPVGRLDFMSEGLLLLTNDGDFTYKATHPKFNVVKSYIVEVKGELTDELLKKIKKGINLEETGLMKPQNVRVISKKPVKFILSIDLNHGKNREIRRLLEFFNLKIITLKRVAIGGLYIGDLPSGQYRILNKKVAELIFKKKINE, from the coding sequence TTGATAGAAAAAAAGCCTAAAACCGCAAAAAAATCCGATTTGACGCAAGATTTAAGATTAAATAAATTTCTTGCCGCAAGAACAGGTGTTTCAAGAAGGGAAGCGGACGGTATAATAAAAGAAGGCAGGGTTATTATAAACGGTAAAAGCGTTAAAAATCTCGCAACATTTGTAAATCCCGGCGACGAGGTAAACTTTGACGGAAAAAAAATCGTTTATAAAATGGAACCCCCTGTTTACATAATGTTAAACAAGCCCCAAGGCTATATTACTGCCGTAAAATCCGAGTCAGGTTTTAAAACGGTAATGGAATTGATTAAAAAGGAGACTTTAAGCCATAAACATATATTCCCTGTAGGCAGGCTTGATTTTATGAGCGAAGGCTTACTTTTACTAACCAACGACGGTGATTTTACATACAAGGCAACCCATCCCAAATTTAATGTCGTTAAATCTTATATAGTCGAGGTAAAGGGCGAACTTACGGATGAACTTCTAAAAAAGATAAAAAAGGGAATAAATCTTGAAGAAACAGGCTTAATGAAGCCTCAAAATGTCAGAGTTATAAGTAAAAAACCTGTAAAATTTATTTTATCCATAGATTTAAATCATGGGAAGAATAGGGAGATAAGGAGACTTTTAGAGTTTTTCAACCTTAAAATCATAACGCTTAAAAGGGTTGCTATCGGAGGACTTTATATCGGGGATTTACCGTCGGGCCAGTACAGGATATTAAATAAAAAGGTTGCCGAGCTGATATTTAAAAAGAAAATTAACGAGTAA
- a CDS encoding thiazole synthase has translation MPQDDGLKIGKYTFKSRLIVGTGKYPDFQTMKDSAIASGAEIITVAVRRIDFNAKDNMLSYIDLDRFTLLPNTAGCYTAEDAVNTLRLTRELDVFKTDMVKLEVIGDAKTLYPDNEELIKAAKILVKEGFTVMPYMMDDPVLAKKLEDAGCPVVMPLASPIGSGLGIRNPYNIKIIKETVSVPVIVDAGVGTASDACKTMELGVDGILINTAIAGANNPVKMALAMKQGVEAGRLAYLSGRIPMKLYAQASTQMEGIVF, from the coding sequence ATGCCGCAGGATGACGGTTTAAAAATTGGAAAATATACATTTAAATCGCGGCTCATAGTCGGAACGGGAAAGTATCCGGATTTTCAAACCATGAAAGACTCCGCGATTGCCTCCGGCGCCGAGATTATAACGGTGGCGGTCAGGAGGATTGATTTCAACGCAAAAGACAATATGCTGTCGTATATCGACCTGGACAGGTTTACGCTTTTGCCGAACACGGCAGGGTGTTATACCGCAGAGGATGCCGTTAACACACTCAGGCTTACGAGAGAACTCGATGTTTTTAAGACAGACATGGTAAAACTTGAAGTCATCGGCGATGCAAAAACTCTTTATCCCGATAACGAGGAGTTAATTAAGGCCGCAAAAATATTGGTAAAAGAGGGTTTTACGGTTATGCCGTATATGATGGACGATCCTGTTTTGGCTAAAAAACTCGAGGATGCGGGGTGTCCGGTCGTTATGCCGCTTGCTTCGCCTATCGGTTCCGGTTTAGGAATTAGAAACCCTTATAATATCAAAATAATAAAAGAAACGGTTTCCGTGCCTGTCATAGTAGATGCGGGGGTAGGGACGGCGTCCGATGCCTGCAAGACGATGGAACTCGGCGTTGACGGGATTCTTATTAATACAGCAATAGCCGGGGCGAATAATCCCGTAAAAATGGCGCTTGCAATGAAGCAAGGGGTAGAAGCGGGCAGGCTTGCGTATTTATCCGGCCGCATTCCTATGAAACTTTATGCGCAAGCCTCAACGCAAATGGAGGGAATCGTATTTTGA
- the thiS gene encoding sulfur carrier protein ThiS, whose amino-acid sequence MKKLMKIDINGKEFDVSDGITVQNLIDELKLDIKSTAVAVNKTIVSKSGYREFLLNENDKVDLVTIAPGG is encoded by the coding sequence ATGAAAAAACTTATGAAAATAGATATTAACGGTAAAGAATTTGATGTTTCGGACGGCATAACAGTTCAAAATTTGATAGACGAACTTAAATTAGACATAAAAAGTACTGCTGTCGCCGTAAACAAAACAATAGTTTCGAAGAGCGGTTATAGGGAATTCCTTTTAAACGAAAACGATAAAGTCGATTTGGTAACTATTGCGCCCGGCGGTTAG
- the cofH gene encoding 7,8-didemethyl-8-hydroxy-5-deazariboflavin synthase subunit CofH, whose protein sequence is MTMRYKCMTELNSVLEKALSFERINDEELLCLLEEKEKGQDIIRIAGIKNQKINFDRVSYVVNRNINFTNICGLNCRFCGYKRTKKSKDSFLLDYDKILEKISEGKKIGIDEICVTGGINPELKPDYYFSLIKTVRDNFPDLHIHAFSPQEIYELSKATNKSYEDVILKLADTGLNSMPGTAAEILAKETRSKICPEKINTDIWVEIIKAAHKSGVKTSATILFGHIESNPDIVYHLSLIRQIQDETNGFTEFIALPFISYKTSLRKRVDSALMQDKVFRFYAILRLYLDNFKNIQTSWPKIGILAALKSLECGVNDFGGTLMEENITKSAGGEFGEYLPEDEIISLIKKSGKFPVRRDTLYNRIYEKTYENRY, encoded by the coding sequence TTGACCATGCGCTATAAATGTATGACTGAATTAAATTCCGTACTTGAAAAGGCTTTATCTTTTGAAAGAATCAATGACGAGGAACTTCTTTGCCTATTGGAAGAAAAAGAGAAGGGACAGGATATTATCCGCATCGCCGGCATAAAAAACCAAAAAATTAATTTTGATAGGGTTTCTTATGTCGTTAACAGAAATATAAATTTTACAAATATATGCGGTTTAAACTGCAGGTTTTGCGGCTATAAAAGGACGAAAAAATCAAAAGACTCGTTTTTGCTCGATTATGATAAAATACTCGAAAAAATTTCGGAAGGCAAAAAGATAGGCATAGATGAAATATGCGTAACGGGCGGAATAAATCCGGAATTAAAGCCCGATTATTATTTTAGCCTGATTAAGACCGTCAGGGATAATTTTCCCGATTTGCATATTCACGCATTTTCGCCGCAGGAAATTTACGAGCTTTCGAAGGCGACAAATAAATCTTACGAGGATGTTATTTTAAAATTAGCCGATACGGGGCTTAATTCAATGCCCGGGACTGCGGCAGAGATTCTGGCGAAAGAAACAAGAAGCAAGATCTGCCCCGAAAAGATAAACACGGATATCTGGGTCGAAATTATAAAAGCGGCGCATAAAAGCGGCGTTAAAACCTCAGCTACTATTCTTTTCGGCCATATCGAGTCAAACCCCGATATAGTTTATCATTTGAGTTTGATAAGGCAAATTCAGGACGAAACAAACGGGTTTACGGAGTTTATTGCATTGCCGTTTATTTCATACAAAACATCTCTTAGAAAAAGGGTAGATTCGGCGCTGATGCAGGATAAAGTATTCAGGTTTTATGCAATTTTAAGGCTTTACTTAGATAATTTCAAAAATATTCAGACAAGCTGGCCTAAAATCGGCATTCTCGCCGCTTTAAAATCTCTTGAATGCGGCGTTAACGATTTTGGCGGGACTTTAATGGAAGAAAATATCACCAAAAGCGCAGGAGGGGAATTCGGCGAATATTTACCTGAAGACGAAATCATAAGTTTGATAAAAAAATCCGGCAAGTTTCCCGTCAGGAGAGATACATTATATAATCGCATTTATGAAAAAACTTATGAAAATAGATATTAA
- a CDS encoding DUF4852 domain-containing protein, which translates to MKEKIGRTRERIFWTVFLFLTVVLNISILNTAFGSRAFAGSVNGICHGVYASDPVIYALYLKAANRPVNKDDITTYIKIVNPAQYMHDRYNPFLWKKLFYEDKQKLEKLMKFVSSVKYFKEYIRADISSYNFKKHGFYLSYYRSDRTIENRMKTRRNINFIKIKHGNIYYLFHNLTIVHKNAGDFNFLIMPENDAESFINKRTGTFGHIKKSVFLEYYFVPLTAKNDILTVKVACVKVYNNKHKNFLIGVIK; encoded by the coding sequence ATGAAAGAAAAAATCGGCAGAACGAGGGAAAGGATATTTTGGACGGTTTTTTTATTCTTGACGGTTGTTTTGAATATTTCTATTCTGAATACGGCGTTCGGCAGCAGGGCTTTTGCCGGTTCCGTTAATGGGATCTGCCATGGCGTTTACGCCTCCGATCCGGTTATTTACGCGCTATATCTAAAAGCGGCAAACCGGCCGGTTAATAAAGACGATATTACGACATACATAAAGATTGTCAATCCCGCTCAATATATGCATGACAGGTACAATCCGTTTTTATGGAAAAAACTTTTTTATGAGGATAAACAAAAATTAGAAAAGTTAATGAAGTTTGTAAGTTCGGTAAAATATTTTAAGGAATATATCAGGGCGGACATCAGCAGTTATAATTTTAAAAAGCACGGGTTTTATCTGTCATATTACAGGTCTGACAGGACTATAGAAAATAGAATGAAAACCCGCAGGAATATTAATTTTATCAAAATCAAGCACGGCAACATCTATTACCTGTTTCACAATTTAACCATTGTCCATAAAAATGCGGGAGATTTTAATTTTTTAATTATGCCCGAAAATGATGCCGAAAGTTTCATCAATAAAAGAACCGGTACATTTGGGCATATTAAAAAATCTGTCTTTTTGGAATACTACTTTGTTCCTTTAACGGCGAAAAATGATATTTTAACCGTAAAGGTTGCATGCGTAAAAGTATATAATAACAAACATAAGAATTTCTTGATTGGGGTTATTAAATAA
- a CDS encoding lytic transglycosylase domain-containing protein, protein MENFKIRFFLEKKSIFTALLWFTIFLNCISRAYVSFGFGFHRKGYKFSYKLFDKTIMFASNKYKIPALFLIAVIRAESNFNINAVSPEGAVGLMQVMPNTAKTMNLNAFNPLINIIAGAKYLRYCLTMFDYKPVPALACYNAGPGSVKIIYAKNRREFIIPPYRQTEIYIMRVYKYYDYYRKLLKH, encoded by the coding sequence ATGGAAAATTTTAAAATTAGATTTTTTTTAGAAAAAAAATCGATATTTACGGCATTGCTTTGGTTTACTATTTTTTTAAACTGTATATCGCGGGCTTATGTTTCCTTTGGGTTTGGGTTTCATCGAAAAGGATATAAATTTTCTTATAAGTTATTTGACAAAACAATAATGTTTGCATCGAATAAATACAAAATACCCGCTCTATTTCTTATTGCGGTGATAAGGGCGGAAAGCAATTTTAACATCAACGCGGTAAGCCCTGAAGGGGCTGTAGGACTTATGCAGGTTATGCCGAATACGGCAAAAACCATGAATTTAAATGCCTTTAATCCTTTGATAAATATAATTGCCGGCGCCAAATACCTGCGCTATTGTCTGACGATGTTCGACTATAAACCGGTTCCGGCTTTAGCATGCTATAATGCAGGTCCAGGCTCTGTTAAAATAATATATGCAAAAAACCGCAGAGAATTTATTATTCCGCCTTACAGGCAAACGGAAATATATATAATGCGGGTTTATAAATATTACGATTATTACAGAAAATTATTGAAACATTAA
- a CDS encoding MoxR family ATPase, whose translation MIQDGTGNNNGKIELIMKKLDGIKNCLNSQFLERKEAVDIIISAIISKKHSILIGEPGLAKTAILKALAKHVRGLKLFDFQMTPAADVNDLLSKNTKNKRGIDNCDIALIDEFFKGPHSTLNSLLAIMNERIIYAPEPRKIPLISLFATSNEKPDKSSNSNLLPLYDRFLFRKEILPINEKGNFKKLLEIQGDYNFQNIKLNLDDINLLTHASCSVYFSDEIFNVLYEIREELKNKQVIVSDRRWKEVVRIIKVNAFLNGRDFVKTEDIKILESSLWTYYSDIRAVKNIIKRVTAQRFEEKQ comes from the coding sequence TTGATACAGGACGGGACGGGCAATAATAACGGGAAAATAGAACTAATTATGAAAAAGCTTGACGGAATTAAAAACTGCCTTAATTCGCAGTTTTTAGAAAGAAAGGAGGCGGTAGATATTATTATATCGGCTATTATATCGAAAAAACATTCGATATTGATAGGGGAGCCGGGGCTTGCCAAAACCGCGATATTAAAAGCGCTGGCAAAACATGTGCGCGGCCTTAAGCTGTTCGATTTTCAGATGACGCCGGCGGCGGATGTAAATGATCTTTTATCTAAAAATACTAAAAATAAAAGAGGCATCGACAACTGTGATATAGCCTTGATAGACGAATTTTTTAAGGGGCCGCATTCCACGCTAAACTCGCTTCTTGCCATTATGAACGAAAGAATAATATATGCGCCCGAACCGCGTAAAATTCCTTTAATAAGCCTTTTTGCAACCTCGAACGAAAAGCCCGATAAATCATCAAATTCAAATCTTTTACCGCTCTATGACAGGTTTTTATTTCGCAAGGAAATACTGCCGATAAATGAAAAGGGCAATTTTAAGAAATTACTGGAAATACAAGGCGATTACAATTTTCAAAATATAAAGTTAAACCTTGACGATATAAATCTTTTAACTCATGCCTCCTGCAGCGTCTATTTTTCGGATGAAATTTTTAATGTCTTATATGAAATAAGGGAAGAGCTAAAAAACAAACAGGTTATCGTTTCTGACAGGCGGTGGAAAGAAGTGGTTAGAATAATAAAGGTTAATGCCTTTTTAAACGGGAGAGATTTTGTTAAGACCGAAGACATTAAGATTCTGGAATCTTCTTTGTGGACATATTATTCGGATATCAGGGCGGTAAAAAATATTATTAAAAGGGTAACGGCGCAGCGATTTGAAGAAAAACAATAG
- the pyk gene encoding pyruvate kinase — MNGERQNEDDYYKNKYKKTKIVCTLGPSSSGKAVIKKLIDSGMDVARLNFSHGNEIFFDGLIGLIRELSNDTAILIDLPGPKIRTGKQKEAGIILKKGRYINVVNRKKPSDNKNISIDYRFLTQDVKRNDLIFIDDGKIQLQVADIACDKNGLSCKILRDGILRAEKGVNFPNIKLSVPSVTKNDFKYLKFGAEHNADMFAISFVRHPEDIITVRNFLKKNYPEKHFFIIAKIEKSEAVENIEAIVMVSDGIMVARGDLGVETPIESIALKQKKIISVANIYKRPVITATQMLESMVINESPTRAEVTDIANAILDGTDAVMLSEETAIGNNPVESVIYMNKIIKTTENSNIFIESNYRNIGIRRANGKGGGGRGYAGSYRINPDEGDERYDISNEYNISNIVAEMAVLASYSVDGSFIAAVTRSGYTAGIISSLRPVVPIISIVPDEGVKRRLSLNFGVVSFVMRDIIKENVDIKNVIDFINKSEKMKYFKENFKYAVLSGGIPLGEPGSTDFVRIIKL; from the coding sequence ATGAACGGCGAAAGACAAAATGAAGACGATTATTATAAAAACAAATATAAAAAGACAAAGATTGTTTGCACGCTTGGACCTTCAAGCTCCGGCAAAGCCGTTATAAAAAAACTGATAGATTCAGGCATGGATGTCGCCAGGCTGAATTTCTCGCACGGAAACGAGATTTTTTTTGACGGCCTTATCGGGCTTATTAGAGAACTTTCAAACGATACCGCTATACTTATTGACCTGCCGGGGCCAAAAATTAGGACAGGCAAGCAGAAAGAAGCCGGGATTATCTTAAAAAAAGGCAGATATATAAATGTCGTTAATAGAAAAAAGCCTTCCGATAATAAAAATATATCGATTGACTACAGGTTTTTAACTCAAGATGTAAAAAGGAATGACTTAATTTTTATAGATGACGGTAAAATACAGCTGCAAGTTGCCGATATTGCCTGTGATAAGAACGGGCTTTCATGCAAAATATTGCGGGACGGTATTTTGAGGGCAGAAAAAGGGGTGAATTTTCCAAATATCAAACTTAGCGTTCCATCCGTTACAAAGAATGATTTTAAGTATTTAAAATTTGGGGCGGAACATAACGCAGATATGTTTGCGATTTCTTTTGTGAGACATCCTGAAGATATTATAACCGTCAGGAATTTTTTAAAAAAGAATTATCCGGAAAAGCATTTTTTCATTATAGCAAAGATAGAAAAATCCGAAGCAGTCGAAAATATTGAGGCGATTGTAATGGTTTCCGACGGCATTATGGTTGCGCGCGGCGACCTCGGCGTTGAAACTCCGATAGAAAGTATTGCCCTGAAGCAAAAAAAGATAATTTCTGTTGCAAATATCTATAAAAGGCCGGTTATTACAGCAACACAGATGCTAGAGTCCATGGTCATAAACGAATCTCCCACCAGAGCGGAGGTTACCGATATTGCTAACGCTATATTAGACGGAACGGATGCCGTAATGCTTTCCGAAGAGACCGCCATAGGAAATAACCCTGTCGAATCCGTTATATATATGAACAAAATAATAAAAACGACGGAAAACAGCAATATTTTTATTGAAAGCAATTATAGAAATATAGGTATAAGAAGGGCTAACGGCAAAGGCGGAGGCGGCCGTGGTTATGCGGGCAGTTACAGGATAAATCCGGATGAGGGAGACGAGAGATATGATATTTCCAATGAATATAATATTTCTAACATAGTTGCAGAAATGGCCGTTCTTGCTTCCTATTCCGTGGACGGGTCTTTTATAGCGGCGGTTACAAGGTCAGGTTATACCGCCGGCATTATATCGTCATTGCGCCCCGTTGTTCCTATTATATCCATCGTACCTGACGAAGGGGTAAAAAGGCGGCTTTCTCTCAACTTCGGGGTAGTTAGTTTTGTTATGCGGGATATTATTAAAGAAAATGTCGATATTAAAAATGTCATAGATTTTATAAATAAAAGCGAAAAGATGAAATATTTTAAAGAGAATTTTAAATATGCCGTTTTGAGCGGCGGCATACCGTTAGGGGAACCGGGTTCTACGGATTTTGTAAGGATTATAAAGCTATAA
- a CDS encoding DUF4149 domain-containing protein yields METLLFYIYDIVLAVYFGSSVFTGFIAAPVIFKTLKTRNEAGNLVGLLLEKFTLLTYVTQIILIASGAGLFFYFNYPAAVIMLPVFIIVINFISNNAVSSRMKKLKDNMGNIDDTPKEDRNRVMFNSLHKWSVKLFVLNQLLTLPLFYFIFR; encoded by the coding sequence ATGGAGACTCTACTTTTTTATATTTACGACATCGTCCTTGCGGTATATTTCGGTTCAAGTGTATTTACGGGGTTTATTGCCGCGCCTGTTATTTTTAAAACATTAAAAACTAGAAACGAAGCGGGGAATTTAGTCGGGCTTTTGCTTGAAAAATTTACCTTGCTTACATACGTAACGCAAATTATATTAATCGCAAGCGGGGCGGGGCTGTTTTTTTATTTTAATTACCCCGCAGCGGTTATCATGTTGCCCGTGTTTATAATCGTTATAAATTTTATATCTAATAATGCGGTAAGCTCCAGAATGAAAAAATTAAAAGACAATATGGGAAATATAGACGATACCCCCAAAGAAGATAGAAACAGGGTTATGTTTAACTCGCTCCACAAATGGTCGGTAAAACTTTTCGTATTAAACCAGCTCCTGACACTTCCGCTTTTTTATTTCATCTTTCGTTGA
- the rfaE2 gene encoding D-glycero-beta-D-manno-heptose 1-phosphate adenylyltransferase, protein MAAYTMGKIIEFNNIKKEISRLKKDFKKIVFTNGCFDIIHAGHVSYLNEAKSLGDVLIVGINSDESVKRLKGQDRPIIGETDRAYILANIKPVDYVVIFNEDTPYNLIKEVSPDFLVKGGDYDGKDIVGKDIVETSGGKVVLIDFVKGKSTSGIIKKIKEG, encoded by the coding sequence ATGGCCGCCTATACCATGGGAAAAATAATCGAATTTAACAATATAAAAAAAGAAATATCGAGACTTAAGAAGGATTTTAAAAAAATTGTTTTTACCAACGGATGCTTCGATATTATACACGCGGGTCATGTGAGCTACTTAAACGAGGCAAAAAGCCTCGGCGATGTGCTGATTGTCGGCATAAATAGCGATGAATCGGTTAAGCGGCTTAAAGGTCAGGACAGGCCGATAATAGGCGAAACAGACAGGGCATATATTTTAGCGAATATAAAACCGGTTGATTATGTGGTAATTTTTAATGAAGACACCCCGTATAATCTTATAAAAGAGGTAAGCCCCGATTTTCTGGTAAAAGGGGGCGATTATGACGGAAAGGATATCGTAGGCAAAGATATTGTCGAAACCTCGGGCGGAAAAGTGGTTTTAATAGATTTCGTCAAAGGAAAATCCACAAGCGGTATAATCAAAAAGATAAAAGAAGGGTAA
- the tatA gene encoding twin-arginine translocase TatA/TatE family subunit: MFGFSPIAIVIILVIVFLIFGAGKLPDIGSGVGKALKNFKNSLSGKDEIDVTPEEEPAQKKRQISGSKTAAASKGKKPAKSKTAKRA, from the coding sequence ATGTTTGGATTCAGTCCAATTGCCATAGTAATTATACTCGTAATTGTATTTTTAATCTTTGGGGCAGGCAAATTGCCCGATATAGGAAGCGGCGTCGGTAAAGCTTTAAAAAATTTCAAAAATAGTCTTTCAGGAAAGGATGAAATAGATGTTACGCCGGAAGAAGAACCTGCGCAAAAAAAAAGGCAGATAAGCGGCTCAAAAACTGCGGCAGCTTCAAAAGGGAAAAAGCCCGCTAAGTCAAAAACGGCCAAAAGAGCTTAA
- a CDS encoding DUF3426 domain-containing protein — MDNWKLGDDNIYNDNYNDNEKDFTIGKSNENEDGDKEDFKEDLDLSFYKKNKVKGDKPKRDGTNTGRSFYKRNSFKKVFYVILGIAAVISAYYIFKTFFPGDNLNVKLFGLETKVFRSKVLPENNLVVTGYLLNKNSFPISYVKLACRLYSAKNITLVTKHVYAGNFIDIKRLKNMTNVAIDMKLNNKLGDNLSNVEILPDHPIKFMVVFFDIASNSKNYSIRISHFYRIKK, encoded by the coding sequence ATGGATAATTGGAAATTAGGCGACGACAACATTTATAATGATAATTATAACGATAACGAAAAAGATTTTACAATTGGAAAATCAAATGAGAATGAGGACGGTGATAAAGAGGATTTTAAAGAGGATTTAGATCTTTCATTTTATAAAAAAAATAAAGTGAAAGGCGATAAGCCTAAAAGGGATGGAACTAATACCGGCAGGTCATTCTATAAAAGAAATAGTTTTAAAAAGGTATTTTATGTAATATTGGGGATAGCCGCCGTAATCTCTGCATATTATATTTTTAAAACATTCTTTCCGGGCGACAATCTGAATGTAAAACTTTTTGGTTTAGAAACGAAAGTTTTTAGATCAAAAGTGCTTCCAGAGAATAACCTTGTGGTTACAGGTTATTTGCTTAATAAAAATAGTTTCCCGATAAGCTATGTAAAGCTTGCCTGCAGACTTTACAGCGCCAAAAATATTACTCTTGTGACAAAACATGTGTATGCGGGAAATTTTATCGATATAAAAAGACTTAAAAATATGACGAATGTTGCGATTGATATGAAACTTAATAATAAATTAGGGGATAATTTGTCAAATGTGGAAATCCTGCCGGATCACCCTATTAAATTTATGGTTGTATTTTTTGATATAGCTTCAAATTCAAAAAATTACTCTATAAGAATCAGCCATTTTTACAGGATAAAAAAATAA